The Chitinivibrionales bacterium DNA segment ACATCGGCTGGATGCGCGGCCTGGGCAAGCTCGTGATCGTCGACCACGGCGGCTACTACACCACCTACGCGCGGCTCGAGGAGACGCTCGTGGCAAAGGACGCGAAAGTGGAAACCGGAACGGTGGTTGGTCTGGTCGGCGAGTCGCAGACGTATGAGGAGACGAAACTGCATTTTGAGATACGGAAGTCGACCGAGGCGATGGATCCGGCGGAGTGGCTGGAAAAAAAGCGAAAGTAAATTAAGCATAATAATGCGGGCGTTCCCCCTTGCCCGTTTTTGCGGGCAAGGGGTCGGCCGTCCTTCCGGTCTCGGCTTTGCCTCGGGCTGCCACGGCCCGATGGCGGAAGACCGCCGGGGGTCCGGGCAGCACCGCGCTTTGGCGCGGCCTCCAGTCCTGCCTAACGCGGCGGCGAATATCAAGTTAATAAAGATAGTAATATGGCGCCATCGGAATGAATTTGCTAATCGAAACATAATTAGGTTGGAATTGTGGAATTTCATCATGTCATCATGGTAATATTTACTTATGAAACTTCATTTTTTGACAGTATTCTGGCCAGAGCAAGACACTGAAATTATCAAGCATCTGACCGTAGAAGAAAAAAGGCGGTTTGGAAAGGTTGGGGCTTTTTCCGGATTATTGTTCGGACTGCTTGGCGCAGGGATTTCTTTTGGATTTGTTTTTCATCATTTCATTGCTTCCGGGATTAGCCTTGTCCTTTTTATTGCGGTGATATTCCTTCTCAGAAGATATAACCGTCATTTGCTTTATTTAACAGAATGGGCAAAGAACCAGGGCTATTCCGAATCTCACAATCCTCCAAAAACGTCCTAAAAATCCCTTCTGATATCAATTATTTTTATTAATCCTGTTTCAGTTTTCATCCAGAAACGTGTTTAACACTATCATGCCGAAAAATCAGAAATCAATGGTCTGGAAAAACCTCGTTGCCCAGGAACGGGTGAAGGAGATGCTCGGCCCGGCCTTTACATCAGGCAGTCTCGGCCATGCGTACCTGTTCTGCGGCGAGGAGGGCGTGGGGAAGTTCGCGGCCGCGCTCGACCTTTCGCTCGCGCTTCTGTGCGCCGACGAAAATACCGCGCCCTGCCTTTCCTGCGCGGCGTGCCGCAAGGCGCTTTCGGGCAGCCATCCCGACCTGCACGTGATATTTCCGGTGCTGCTTGACGAAAGCCACAAGTCGGGCGGCGACCTGAACCAGAAGGGCTGGGAATTCATCGCGTCGCTCGTGCCCAAGAAAATCGGGTCGCCCTACGCGCCGCTTTCCTACGAGGACGAGGACATTGACAAATCGGCTTTGCACAAGGTGCCCTCCATTCCGGTGGAGTGGATCAAGGAGGTGAACGAGGGCATCCTGCGCGGGGCGGTGGATGGCGAGCGGACCGCCACCATCTTCTGCGACGTTGACACCATGAACGCGTTCTCGGCCAACGCCATGCTCAAGACCCTCGAGGAGCCGCCGCAGAACACCTTCCTGTTTCTCACCACGTGCAGGCCCGAGGCGGTGCTGCCCACCATCGCGTCGCGCTGCCAGATCGTGCGGTTCGGCCATGTGCCGGCGCCCCGGATCCGGCAGGAGCTCGCTTCAACGCTCGGAAAATCCGCCGATGAAGCGAAAATCAACGACGCGGTGTACTTTTCGATGGGCTCGCTGGGAAGGGCGCTTTCGCTCGCGCACGGCGATGAACTCGGAAACGGTTCAACATTGCAGGAAACAGCCCAGGAAGTGAAAGACTTCTGGAACCTCTGCGCCACCGGTGACTGGCTCGCCATTGGTCCCGCGATCGACGAGCGCGCCAGGGAAAAGAATTTTGCCGTGCACGAACGTTTTTTCACCTATCTGCTGTACCTCCTGAGAAACAGCTTTTTGCGGAAAAAGGGGTGCTCTGAAAATTATATTGATGAAAGCAACATACTGGCCGACCCCGCCGGTATTTTCAATGGCCCGGCCGCGACCGGACGCCTGCTCGACGCGTGCAACGCCGCGCTGTCGGGCGTGAGGAACTACGGGAACATCGGCATCATCTTGGTCAATTTCGTCACGACGCTCATGGAGATTCTGAATGTCGAAAAACAGCAAGCTGGTTGAAGTGGTGTTCAAGGGAGAGCGCCGGGCCATCTACCGCAACCGCAGCGAGCTCGACATCAACGAGGGCGACAGCGTGGTGGTTGAGGCGGAGCGCGGCGAGGACCTGGGCCGCGTGTCGCTCGTTGGCGCGCTTGTCAAGCTCAAGCGCGGCAAGGGCGACGCAAAGGGGATCGTGCGCCTGGCCGTGGAGAAGGACATGAACCAGCACAACGCGAACCTGCAGAAGGAAAACGACGCCTACAAGGTGTGCCGGGAAAAGATCAAGCACTACAACCTCGACATGAAGCTCGTGGACGTGGAGATGCAGTTCGACGGCAGCAAGATCACGTTCTACTTCACCGCGGCCCAGCGCGTTGACTTCAGGGAACTGGTGAAGGACCTCGCGTCGGTGTACCGCACGCGCATCGAGCTTCGGCAGATCGGCGTGCGCGATGAGGCCAAGCGGGTGAGCGGCTACGGCGTGTGCGGCCGCAAGCAGTGCTGCAGCGCGTTCCTCAGCGAGTTCGAGCAGATCACCACGCAGATGGCCAAGGACCAGCAGATATCGCTCAACCCGGCAAAGATATCGGGCAACTGCGGCCGGCTGCTGTGCTGCCTGCGTTACGAGGAGGAGGAGTACCACACCGTGTTCAAGGAATTTCCCGCCATCGACAGCAAGCTGGTGATCAAGGGAAAGGACGGCAAGGACAAGGAGGGCGTTCTCACCTTCATCAACGTGTTCAAGAACGTGGGCCAGGTGCGCTTTTCCGACGGCACCGACGAATGGCTCACGCCCGAGGAGCTTTCGAAAGGGCGGATGAATAATGACAAAAAAGAATAGCGGCGCTGCCGCGCGGACGTTTCTGGTGACCGGCGCGCTGCCGTACGCCAACAGCGACCTGCACCTGGGGCACCTCGTGGAGGCGGTGCAGACCGACGTGTTCGTGCGATTCCAGAAGCTGCTGGGAAACCGCGCCGTTTACGTGTGCGCCGACGACACGCACGGCACGGCCATACAGATCAACGCCATGAAGCAGGGCGTCACGCCCGAAAAGCTCGTGGCCGGCATGTGGGAGCGGCACAAGAAAGACTATGCCGGCTTCAACATCGGGTTTGACGTTTTCTACACCACCAACTCCGAGGAGAACCGGCATTACGCGGAGCTGATTTACAAAAGCCTCAAAGAAAAAGGGCTCATTGAGGAAAAGGAGATTTCGCAGTACTTTTGCGAAACAGACGGCAGGTTTCTGCCCGACCGTTTCATCAAGGGAACGTGCCCCAACTGCGGGGCTGCCGACCAGTACGGCGACGTGTGCGAGGTGTGCGGATCGACGTACGACCCGACCGACCTGAAGTCGCCGGTGTGCATCACCTGTGGAAAAACGCCGGTGCTGAAATCGTCACGGCACGTTTTCGTGCAACTGGAAAGACGCCACGACTTCCTTGACAAATACGTCGGCTCCGGCGTTCTGGCCGACGAGGTGCGCAATTTCGCCCAAAGCTGGCTGTCGGTCAAGCTCCGCGAATGGTGCATTTCCCGCGACGCGCCGTATTTCGGGTTCGAGATCCCGGGCATGCCCGGCAAATATTTCTACGTCTGGCTCGACGCGCCGATCGGCTACATGGCCTCGACAAAAAAATGGTGCGATGAACATCATGAAAAAATGGAGTCGTTCTGGTCAAAGGAAGCGGATTGCAGCATCGTGCATTTCATCGGCAAGGACATCACCTATTTCCACACCCTGTTCTGGCCGGTCATGCTCGACAGCGCGGGCTTCAGGCTGCCGTCGAAGATTTTCGTGCACGGGTTCCTCAACATCGCGGGCGAGAAGATGTCCAAGAGCAGGGGAACGTTCATCCTGGCGCGCGACTTTCTTGACAAGGCGAAACACCCGCAGGCCGCGGAGTTCCTGCGGTTCTTTTTCGCTTCAAAACTTTCGGGCTCGGTGAATGATTTCGACCTCAACGCCGAGGAATTCCAGAGCCGCGTCAACACGGTGCTTGCCAACAACATCGGCAATTTCCACCACCGCACCGTGGTGTTCTGCGAGCGGTATTTCGACGCAAAGGTGCCTGATGCGGCGTGGGAAGCCTCCTTTGCGGAGGAGGTTGTCAAAAAGGGGAAAAGCATCGCCGACGCGTATGCAAAGACCGATTACAAATCGGTCATCGAGCAAGTGCAGGAGCTCGGCGATAAGGGAAACAAATATTATCAGGACAGCAAGCCGTGGGAACTTTTAAAAACCGACAAGAACGCGGCCGCGAAGGTGATGGTGACCTGCCTCAACATGATACGCTCCATCGCGGTCTTCTTAAAGCCCATCACTCCTGACCTTGTCAAAAAGATTGAGGATCTTTTCGGCGCGGAACTTTCATGGAATGACCATGTCTTTTCCCTGAGATCGGGGAAGCTTGGCAAAACGGAAATACTTGTCCAGCCGCTTGAAATGGAACAGCTGGAGCTGCTGCGCGGACAGGGCGCCGTCCAACAGGCGCCGTCGTCCGCTTCCGCGGCGGCATCGGCCCCGGCGGAAATCGACATCGCCGCGGTCAAGGCGCTTGACCTGCGCGTGGCCACGGTGCTCGCGGCAGAGAAAATAGAGAAATCCGACAAGCTTCTCAAGCTGCAATTGGAAATGGGCGGCGCAACCCGCCAGATCGTCGCGGGCGTGGCGCAATCGTACAATCCGGAATCGCTCGTGGGCAAGCAGGTGGTGGTCGTGGCAAACCTGAAAAGCGCGGTGGTCCGGGGCGTCACGTCCGACGGCATGCTGCTTGCCGCGCTTGACAACGGCAAATTGTCGGTGGTCCAGCCGGACAGGCCCGTCGCGCCCGGCTCAAAGGTGTCGTAGGGGTTCCCGTATGCAGACAACCATGCGCGCCGCAAAAGAGTCCATCGTGGTGAAAGCCGTCGACACCGCCGTGGTGAAGCGCCTTGCCGCGGAGCTCGGCGTTTCAACCGCATTGGCGACGATTTTCGCGGTACGCGGGTTCAAGACCGCGGACGAGTGCAGGAAATTCTCCGCGCCGCAGCAGGAGCATTTCCACGACCCGTTCCTGTTCAAGCACATGGAAAAGGCGTGCGACCGTATCTGCGCCGCCCTGCGCGACAGGGAAAAGATCGTCATTTACGGCGACTACGACGTCGACGGCGTGACCTCCACCGCAATGCTGCTGAGGCTCCTGCGCCAGTTCGGCGCGTCCTGCGATTACTATCTTCCCAACAGATTGACAGAAGGGTACGGCCTGTCCCTTGACGGCGTGCGCTTGCTCGCCGGACAGGGCGCCACGCTCATGATCACCGTCGACTGCGGCATCACCGCCTGCGAGGAAGTCGCGCTTGCAAAGTCGCTTTGCATGGACGTGATCGTCACCGACCACCACGAGCCCAAAAACGAACTGCCCGCCGCGTTTGCCCTGCTCGACCCCAAGCTTCCCTCGTGCGGCTACCCGGACGACGGCCTCGCCGGCGTGGGCGTGGCGCTCAAGCTCGCGCAGGGGCTGGCAAAAAGGATCGGCGGCGGCGACGAGCTGTGGAGCAGGTACCTTGACCTTGCGGCAGTGGGAACCGCCGCCGACATCGTGCCGCTGGTGGGTGAGAACCGCATCATCGCGAGCATCGGCTTCGGCCAGCTGCCCTACACCAAGAACCAGGGGCTGCGCGCCCTGCTTTCGGCGCAGGGCTGCGACGGCGCGAGCATCTCCACCGGCGACGTGGTGTTCCGCATCGCGCCGTGCATCAACGCCGTGGGACGCCTCGGCGATCCGCGCCGGGGGGTGGAGCTCCTGCTCACCGACGACCCGGCCCTGGCCCGCCTTTACGCGGCGGAGCTCAAGGAGGCCAACATCGAGCGCCGGGCGCTTGACAACCACATACAGGACGAGGCGTTTTCATGGGTGGAGGAGAACTGCGACGCGGACCGCGACTACGGCATCGTGGCCGGCTCGCGGCAGTGGCATTGCGGCGTGGTGGGCATCGTGGCG contains these protein-coding regions:
- the recJ gene encoding single-stranded-DNA-specific exonuclease RecJ, with product MQTTMRAAKESIVVKAVDTAVVKRLAAELGVSTALATIFAVRGFKTADECRKFSAPQQEHFHDPFLFKHMEKACDRICAALRDREKIVIYGDYDVDGVTSTAMLLRLLRQFGASCDYYLPNRLTEGYGLSLDGVRLLAGQGATLMITVDCGITACEEVALAKSLCMDVIVTDHHEPKNELPAAFALLDPKLPSCGYPDDGLAGVGVALKLAQGLAKRIGGGDELWSRYLDLAAVGTAADIVPLVGENRIIASIGFGQLPYTKNQGLRALLSAQGCDGASISTGDVVFRIAPCINAVGRLGDPRRGVELLLTDDPALARLYAAELKEANIERRALDNHIQDEAFSWVEENCDADRDYGIVAGSRQWHCGVVGIVASKLVERYHRPSILFAIGENGLARGSGRSIAGFHLHDALTECSGLLEGFGGHAAAAGMTIKEENLAAFRSRFNEIAHKKIAPEDLVPKVTADAVVRLAELTQEFYSGITAMEPFGPGNMRPVLVCRDLKNRFDPRVVGEKHLKLMVQDGGISMDAIAFNFGDRKNELGRAGAYTLAFCLDENEWNGRKSLQLRVKGVEL
- the metG gene encoding methionine--tRNA ligase, with amino-acid sequence MTKKNSGAAARTFLVTGALPYANSDLHLGHLVEAVQTDVFVRFQKLLGNRAVYVCADDTHGTAIQINAMKQGVTPEKLVAGMWERHKKDYAGFNIGFDVFYTTNSEENRHYAELIYKSLKEKGLIEEKEISQYFCETDGRFLPDRFIKGTCPNCGAADQYGDVCEVCGSTYDPTDLKSPVCITCGKTPVLKSSRHVFVQLERRHDFLDKYVGSGVLADEVRNFAQSWLSVKLREWCISRDAPYFGFEIPGMPGKYFYVWLDAPIGYMASTKKWCDEHHEKMESFWSKEADCSIVHFIGKDITYFHTLFWPVMLDSAGFRLPSKIFVHGFLNIAGEKMSKSRGTFILARDFLDKAKHPQAAEFLRFFFASKLSGSVNDFDLNAEEFQSRVNTVLANNIGNFHHRTVVFCERYFDAKVPDAAWEASFAEEVVKKGKSIADAYAKTDYKSVIEQVQELGDKGNKYYQDSKPWELLKTDKNAAAKVMVTCLNMIRSIAVFLKPITPDLVKKIEDLFGAELSWNDHVFSLRSGKLGKTEILVQPLEMEQLELLRGQGAVQQAPSSASAAASAPAEIDIAAVKALDLRVATVLAAEKIEKSDKLLKLQLEMGGATRQIVAGVAQSYNPESLVGKQVVVVANLKSAVVRGVTSDGMLLAALDNGKLSVVQPDRPVAPGSKVS
- the ricT gene encoding regulatory iron-sulfur-containing complex subunit RicT, encoding MSKNSKLVEVVFKGERRAIYRNRSELDINEGDSVVVEAERGEDLGRVSLVGALVKLKRGKGDAKGIVRLAVEKDMNQHNANLQKENDAYKVCREKIKHYNLDMKLVDVEMQFDGSKITFYFTAAQRVDFRELVKDLASVYRTRIELRQIGVRDEAKRVSGYGVCGRKQCCSAFLSEFEQITTQMAKDQQISLNPAKISGNCGRLLCCLRYEEEEYHTVFKEFPAIDSKLVIKGKDGKDKEGVLTFINVFKNVGQVRFSDGTDEWLTPEELSKGRMNNDKKE